Genomic segment of Streptosporangium sp. NBC_01755:
AGCAGCGCGGAGATCGCGAGGACTCCGAACGACAGCCAGGCGAAGACCGGCTCCAGGGTGCGCACGTACACCAACCAGCAGGCCAGGGCGGACACCGCCAGGGCCGGATGGGCGAAGATGAGCAGCGCGGGAAAGCGGGTGACCTTGGTCGCCTGCTGGCGGAGCCCTCCCCCGGAGAGCCACAGGTACAGCAGATAGATTCCGACCATCGCGGTGATCAACCATGTCACGATCGTGACCAGCCCCACACAGCCCTCCCGTGTCTCCCGGAGAGAATCATGTATCGGGAAGCCGCCCCAAGTCACCCCCTGCCCTGAGATCCAGTGTCAACCGCTCCGGGAGAACTCACAGGCCGCTTCCGTGCGATGGTGGGGGCATGCGCTTCATTCATCCCGAGAGCTCGGCCGAGGTCGACCTCGCCCGCGCCTACGCCTACCCGGCAGGCCCCTGCCTGCGGGTCAACATGGTCGCCAGCGCCGACGGCGGGACCTGGTTGAAGGGGTTGTCGGGCGGGCTGTCCGGCAGGGGCGACCGTCAGGTCTTCTGGACGTTGCGCGGGCTGGCCGACGTCGTCGTGGCCGGCGCGTCGACCGTGCGGGCCGAGGGGTACGGACCGGCACGGCCCAGGCCGTCATGGCAGGGGCTGCGCGAGGGGCGTCCGGCCGCCCCGCCGGTGGCGGTGATCACTCGCGGGCTCGACCTCGACCTGTCGGGCCCGCTGTTCACCGAGGCGGAACCGTATGCCCGGACCATCGTCGTCACCTGCGAGGCCGCCCCCAGGCAGCGCCGCGAGGAGGCCGCCAGGTGTGCCGAGGTGATCGTGGCCGGGGGCGAACGGGTCGATCCGGCACTGGCGGTGAAGGCGCTCAGCGAGCGCGGCCTGAGCAGGGTGCTCTGTGAGGGCGGCCCGAAGACCAACGCCCAGCTGGCCGCCGCGGACCTGGTGGACGAGCTGTGCCTGACGGTGAGCCCGCTGCTGATCGGCGGGGACGCCGCCCGTGCCCTCGACGGCCCCCCCTCGCTCACGCGCCTGCGCCTGGCCCACGTCCTGGAGGATGAGGGGTTCCTCTTCACGCGCTATGTTCGGCTGGACGAGGGTGCCGGTACCCGGTAGCGCCGGAGGCTCCGGCGTTCCATCATTCATATGGACATCCCCCTAGAGAAACGATATATCTCGACTATGGAACGATCATCCTCCTCCGGCGACGAGCTACGGGCCTCGCTCGCCGCCCGCCGGGACCTCGGACCGGAATACGAAGACTCCCTCGTCGAGGGTTTCCTGGAGAAGATGGACCAGGAGATCGACAAGCGGGTGGACGACCGGCTCGCCGCCCGCGCCCGCAAGGAGAGCCCGGCGGTCCGCCCCTCCGTGGACGCCGGGCAACGGCTGGCGCTGGCGATCGTCTCCCTGGCGACCGGGATACCCGCGACGATCGGGCTGGCCTTCTCCGGCCTGGGCGACTCGATCCTCGCGTTCATCCTGGTGCTCGTGTGGGTCGGCATCATCAGCGTGAACATGTCGTTCGCCCTCGTGCGACGGCGCCAGGGCTGACCGCCGCCTCCCGCTTCCGCTGACGGCTGGGATGTCCCCCTCGCCGAACCCTGTCAGGGCGGGAGGGCAGGTCCGCCCCGGAGCCGCCGCGGCGGCGGGACCGGGCACTCGACGGGGCGGACCATATGATCACCCGCACATGCCCACCGGGCCCAGGCGCTGGCGCGCACCCGGACGGCGGCACTCCGGCCGGTCCGCGGAACGCGAACGGCCGGGCAGGTGATCTCACCCCTCAGCGGGAGGGTGAACCACCCTCCACATACTTAAAGACGCTAAAACGGGCATCAAAGGATGCTTCGCCCATCAAGATTTTCCGAACCCGGCGATCCCGGGCCTCACCTCTCCACGCGCCGCGGCGACCGCTAGGCTGATGGGATGGAAAAGGTGGTAAAGAGCGACGCCGAATGGCGCGTCCAGCTCTCTCCCGAGGAGTTCCGCGTACTCCGCCAGGCCGGGACCGAGCGCCCCTTCACCGGGGAGTACGTCGACACCAAGACCGTGGGCGTCTACAGCTGCCGCGCCTGCGGCACCGAACTGTTCCGGTCCGACACCAAATTCGACAGTCACTGCGGCTGGCCGAGCTTCTACGAGCCGTCGAAGTCCGACACGGTGACGCTGATAGAGGACCGCTCTATGGGCATGGCCCGCGTCGAGGTCCGGTGCGCGACCTGCGACTCACACCTCGGCCACGTGTTCCACGGAGAGGGCTACGGCACGCCCACGGACGACCGCTACTGCATCAACTCCGTCTCGCTGAGACTGGAGCCCACCGAGTAGGCCACCGGCTCGCGCGTCGCGAACCGGCCGGACCGTGACGCGCGGGGACAGCCACATCGATCCGTCCTGGAGGTTAGCAAGGCACCGAAAGGGGCAGAGCGACATCACGCAAAGTATTCACAGATCTCCGTAGCGTGTCTGCCCAAGGAGTTCCCGTGCATCTCCGCCACAAGTGGGAGATCGTTGAGACCATCGGCCGGGTGATCACCCAGCGCTGTTCGATCTGCGGCAGGACCAGGGTCCGGGTGATCCGGCCCGAGCGCCGCGCGGACTAACGCCTCGGCCCGAGCGCCGCGCGGACTAACGCCTCGGCTCGGGGTAGGTGACGCGGCAGTCGGAGTCGTCAGGGCCGAGAACGTTGGCCAGAACCGGGTTGCCGTTCTCTCCGAACTCCGCCTGGACGAAGACCACGGGGTCGGGTACGCCGAGCTCTCCGACGAGATAGTCGACACCCGCCTCGCACAACTTGATCGCCTGCTTCGAGTTGTCCGCTGACTCCGGCAGGTCCGTATATATCCGTAGATAGCCACCGACCATTCGGATGTCCCTGACCCGCTTGGTCACCTTGCGGCTCTCGAAGTAGGCCAACGCCTTCTTGTCGGTGTGCTTGGAAGGCCCCGAGGCCTCGGCCTCCCCGACCTTCCGGCTCTTCTTCTCCGTCTTGGAACGCTTCGCGGCCTCCTCGGCGTCCTCCTTGCTCTTCCCGTCCAGCTCGGCGGCCACCACCGCGCCCGCCGCGGGGTCCCCTGGCGGCGCCTCGGCGGCCGGACCGCCGGGAGCCGGCACCCGCACCACCCCGCCCCCCGAAGCCGTCTCCCCGGAAGACCACACCCCGCTCACCGCGAGCACCCCCACCACCAGCGCGGCGGCGCCCACCGAGATCTCAAGAACCCGTGACCGGGACTTCTTTCTCCGGCGCCCCCGAGCACGCCGCCCGGACTGTGCCAGACCTTCGCCCCTTTTCACCCTTGGCCTCACATAGACAGGTGGTTTTCCACGAGTATGACAAAGGCAAGGGACGGTAAAGAGATCTTCACGGGATTATTTTCGGCGACCCGTCACGGGAGACGCGCCCTTCATCTCCGGAACAGAGATCCCGCCGCCGGAGAGCGAACCTCATGGCGGCGGGACGCGCGAAGGCTACGGCACGCGCGAAGGCTACGGCAGCGCGGCGATCAGCTCACTGGGCGGCTTGCGGACACCGGTGTAGAAGGGGATCTCCACCCGGGTGTGCCGCCGCGCCTCGGCGCCGCGCAGGGTACGCATCAGGTCCACGATGCGGTGCAGTTCGTCGGCCTCGAACGCCAGCATCCACTCGTAGTCGTTCAGCGAGAAACACGCCACCGTGTTGGCGCGCACATCCGGGTAGTCGCGAGCCATCCTGCCGTGCTCCGCGAGCATCCGGCGGCGGTCTGCGTCGTCCAGCAGGTACCACTCCAGGGAGCGCACGAACGGGTAGACGCTCACGTACGTGCGCGGCTCCTCCTCGGCCAGGAAGGCCGGGATGTGCGACTTGTTGAACTCGGCCGGGCGGTGCAGCGCCATGGCCGACCAGACCGGCTCGGACAGCCGCCCCAGGCCGGTACGGCGGAAGCGGGAATAGGTCTCCTGCAGGTCCTCGGCCGTCGGAGCGTGCCACCAGAACATGAAGTCGGCGTCGGCCCGGAAGCCCGCCACGTCGTACAGGCCGCGGGTGACCACGTCCTTGCGCTCCATCTGGGCCATGAGGTCCTCGACCTCGGCGGCCATGCCCTCACGGTGTCCCGGGCAGCGCTCGCTCAGTTTGAAGACCGACCACATCGTGTAGCGGATCACCTGGTTCAGGTCTCGTGCCTTGGGCCGCGCGTTCCCGTCCGTCGTCCTCACCCCTTCGTCAACGAATCGGTTCTGTCCTGCCATTCTCCCTTGGGGTCCAGGTGGTCGAGAATCCGGGCTGCCGCGGTGCGTGCCGTGGAGACGCAGGCGGGGATGCCAAGGCCGTCGTAGGCGGCGCCGCACAGCGCCAGCCCCGGCGAAGCGGCGGCGGCCGCCCGGATGCGCGCCACCCGGTCGAGGTGGCCCACCTCGTACTGCGGCAGGGAACCGCCCCAACGGGTCACCCGCGAGTCGCGGGGCAGCCCACGCACGCCCATGACCTCGACCATCTCGGCCATCGCCAGCGCGACCAGCTCCGCGTCGTCGCGCTGGAGCACCGCCTCCTCGCCGAGCCTGCCGATCGAGCAGCGCAGCAGCACCAGGCCGGGATCCTGCTCCGCCAGGTGCGGCCACTTGACCGAGCTGAACGTGGCTGCCTTGATCGGGCGCCCGTCGACGGCCGGCACCAGGTAGCCGCTGCCGGACGGCGGCCGGGGAAACGCCTCTCTCGGGTAGGCGAGGGTGACGATGGCCATGCCGGCGTACTCGATCCTGACCAGCTCCGCGGCGGCCTGGGGCAGCTCCTCCGCGAGCAGCCGGCTCGCCGCCGGGGCGGGAACGGCGATGATCACCGCATCCGCCTCGACGATCTCCGGTGCCGGGACGGGGCCGGTCACCAGCCGCCATCCGCCCTCGGTCCTTCGCAGCTCCCTGACCATGACGCCGGTCCTGATCTCGGCCCCTGAGGCGGCGGCGACGGCCTCGGGCAGGCTGCCCATCCCCCCGCGCAGGGTGGTGAAGACCGGCCCGGCGTCCTTCGGGGCATCGGCGGCGATCTCCCCGGCCGCGGCGAGCAGCGACCGCTCGGACCTGGCCGCGATGGCGATCCTCGGCATGGTCGCGTCCAGCGAGAGCCGCTCGGTCCGGCCCGCGTAGACGCCGCCGAGCAGCGGCTCGACGAGCCGGTCGACCACCTCGCCGCCCATCCTGGCCCGGATGTAGGCCGCCACCGACACATCCGTGCTGACGCGCGTCGCCGGAAGGATCCGGTCCAGCGCCGCCCTCGCCAGGCCCCCGGGGGAGAGGATGCCCGACCTCGACAGCGCGAGGAGGTCGGACGGCACGCCCATGACGTGCCCCTTGGGCATGGGCCGCAGCGCGCCCCGGGTCAGGATGGCCGCCTGGGTCGTGCCGGGGAGCCGCAGCTCCTCACCCAGCCCGACCATCCTGGCCAGTTCCCTGCCCTCGGGCCGCCGGGCGAGCATCGCCTCGGCCCCCGCGTCCATCGCGACGCCCGCCACCTCGGTGGCGTGCAGCTTGCCCCCGACCCGCGGGGCGCCTTCGAGGACGGTCACCCGCAGGTGCTCACCGCCCTGCCGCAGATGCCACGCGGCGGCCAGTCCGGCGATCCCGCCGCCGACGACCACCACATGCCTCCGGTTGCCTTCCATGACTCCTGACCGTACCGTTCCGCACCCCCGGTCCCGTCTCCCGCCTCGGAGCCCCGCCCTCCCCGTGACCCGACGGCGCGCAGAACGTGACGTCATCGTGACTGCCACTCACCGAACTCCACCGCCGCGCCCGCCGTCATGAGGTTCATGAGCAGATTCCGGTACGGCCCGCGCCTGGCCGTCTCCCTCGCGGGCCTGGCACTGTTGGTGTCCGCCTGCGGCGGGGGGTCGGTCCAGTCCACGTCCTCCGACGAAGCGGCCCCCTTGGCCGGCGCGCAGGTGAACAGGCAGGCCAACGAGGCGGTTCCCCAGAGCGCGGCGAAGGCCGAGGGCGGCGGCTCCCCGCAGACCGGCCAGGTGAGGATCGTCCCGCAGGACCGGGCGATCATCTACACCGCGGAGATGACGGTCAGGGCGAAGGAGGTCACCGCGGCTGCCGACCGGGCCCGGCAGATCGTCACCACCGCGGGCGGCTACCTGGCCATGGAGAACTCCGACGCCCACTCCGACGGCGAGGGCTCCGCGACGCTGGTCTTCAAGATCCCGCCGGGGAACTATCCGGGCACGCTCGACCGCCTGGGCAAGGAGCTGGGCACGCGCGAGTCGCTCCGGCAGAACACCGAGGACGTCACCGAGCAGGTGGCCGACGTGGAGAGCCGCCTGAAGTCGGCCAAGGCCGCGCTCGACTCCCTGCGCACGCTGCTGAAGCGGGCCAACACCATCGGTGAGGTGCTCGAGGTGGAGCGGGAGGTCTCCAACCGCGAGAGCGAGCTGGAGTCCCTGCAGGCCAGGCAGAAGACCCTCGCCTCGCAGACCAGCGCGGCGACGCTGACGCTGAACCTGGTCGGCCCGGCGACCGTGGTGAAGAAGAAGGAGGACGACGAGCCCGCCGGCTTCCTCGGCGGCCTGCGGACGGGCTGGAATGCCTTCGTCGTCGCCGTCAAGCTCGGCCTGACGCTCCTGGGCGTGCTGCTTCCCTGGCTGATCGTGATCGTCCCGGCCTGGCTGCTGACGGCCTTCCTGCTCCGCCTCAGGAGGAACCGTGACCGGTCGCTCACTCCGGGCCCCGGGGACACGGAGCCCGGCCCTGACGATGCCGAGGAGCCTCTCCCCGCGAATCCACGGGGAGAGGACGACTCCGAGGGAACGGACGGGCCGGTGCCGTACGAGCGTCCCTAGCGCTCCGTTCCTGACGACGGTGTGGGCGGCGGTACACCGCCGCCGGGGACGGTCAGCGGGCCGAGGCCTCGTGGACGAAGTCGGTGAGGCGGGCCAGCTGGTCGGGGTCGGTGCCCGGCAGCACCCCGTGCCCCAGGTTGAACACGTGCCCCTCGGCCTTGGCGGCGCGGGTGAGGATGTCGCCCGCGCGGCGCTCCACGACCTCCCACGGGGCGAGCAGGATCGCCGGGTCCAGGTTGCCCTGCAGCGCCTTGCCGGGGCCGACCCTCCGGGCGGCCTCGTCGAGCGGGACCCGCCAGTCGACGCCCACGACGTCGGCCCCCGCCTCGCCGAGCAGGCCGAGCAGCTCTCCGGTGCCGACGCCGAAGTGGATGCGCGGCACGTCCAGACCGGCCAGGCCGTCGAAGATCCGGCTGGTGTAGGGGAGGACGAACTCGCGGTAGTCGTCGGGCGACACCGCGCCGACCCAGGAGTCGAAGAGCTGGACGGCGGAGACCCCCGCGGCGAGCTGCACGCGCAGGAAGCCCAGGGTGATCTCGGTCAGCCGGTCCATGAGGGCGTGCCAGAGCCCCGGCTCGCCGTACATCATGGCCTTGGTGTGGTCGTGATTCTTGGAAGGACCGCCCTCGATGAGATAGGAGGCCAGGGTGAAGGGGGCTCCCGCGAAACCGATGAGCGGGGTCGCGCCCAGCTCCTTCGTCAGCGCCTGGACGGCCTCGGTGATGTAGGAGACGTCATCCGGCTCGATCGGGCGCAGCGCCTCGGCCGCCCTGGCATCCCTGATCGGCTCGGCCACCACCGGGCCGATACCGGGTTTGATGTCGAGGTCGACGCCGATCGCCTTGAGCGGGACGACGATGTCGCTGAAGAGAATCGCCGCGTCCACACCGTAACGGCGGACCGGCTGCATCGTGATCTCCACGACCAGATCGGGGGTGGCGCACGCCGTGAGCATCGGCACCCCCTCGCGGAGCGCCCGGTACTCGGGCAGCGAGCGACCTGCCTGGCGCATGAACCACACCGGTGTGTGGGAGACGGGCCGGCGACGGCAGGCGCGCAGGAAAGCGGAGTCGGCAGGCTCGGAAGTCACCCCACCAGGGTGCCATGTCCCGTGACCGGTCGGCTCACCAAGGTCGCTGGCCAGCGGAACCGGCCCGAAATCACCAGTTATTCAATGAGATTGCGCCTCACACCACCCGGGCACTGTCAAGTGATGACAACGATAGTGTCTTACCGGTTTCGAGAGCTTCGTCCAATGAAATCCGATGTTGACACCAGCAGAACAGCGCCGCACGGCACGAAGCGATCATGTTTCCGGGTACAGTTCCTCCCATTGGTGATCCTGGACCGGCCCCCGGCTGGTCCAAATGTTCGCCAAGTCACCGCGCGGCATCGATTCCTGCACCACTTTGGGGACACGCCGAGCACGCTGCGCGGAAATGTCGGCGCGACGTGCCAACGTCGGACCACGACCCGACGAAAGGCCCGTGCGATGTCCACCATGTGGAGTTCACCCGAACGTCGCGGTGAGCGCCGTGCCTCCTGCGCCCGCGTGCGGGTTCTCCGACAACCGACCCGACCTGTCGATCACGGCCGGGACGAACACCCGGAACGGGCCGGTGCCGAACGGGTCCACGCCGAGCGCGGTCACGCGCTCCTCTCCGAACTCCCCCGCGGCGGGGCCACCCCCGCCCTCCACAGGCCGTCGGCAGCGACTTGATCGGTTCCAATGGCTCCTACACATACCCCAGTGGTCCCCATGCGATCAATTTCGACCTACGCTTCCGATATGACCGCCGGTGACACGCCGCTCGCTCCCGCCGCCTTCAGGCGCGCGGTGGCGAGCATGCGCCCCGCGGAGGTCAGGCCCGAGATCGAGCTGGAGGACATTCCGGCGCCGCAGCGCCTGGCCCCCCACTCGGCCGCGATCGGCGCGTCGGTATACCGCGACGACGACGAGCTCGCGATCGGCCGCCTCATCGTGCTCTTCGACCCGGACGGCCAGCGCGGCTGGGACGGCCAGTTCCGGCTCGTCGCCTACGTGCGGGCCGACATGGAACCGGAGATCACCGAAGACCCGCTGCTCGGCCCCGTCGCGTGGAGCTGGCTCACCGAGTCGCTCGACGCGCACGGCGCCGGCTACGCCGCCGCCGGAGGCACCGTTACCAGAGCGGTCTCCGAGGGCTTCGGCAACAAGGCCGAAGACCCGGTGACCACCGAGCTGGAACTGCGTGCGTCCTGGTCACCGCTACAGGAAGACCTCTCCGGCCATGTCGCCGCCTGGTGCGATCTGATGTGCCTTGCCGCGGGCATCCCACCCCTGCCACCCGACGTGGCGGCGCTGCCGTCGCGCCGTCGCGACGATCCGGAGCCCTTCAGAACGTGACCGATGAGACGACCGTAATTCCACTGCTGGAGCCTCGCGAGGGAATCCCACCCGTCATCGAGGACTCCGCCGCCCTCGCGCGCGTGGTGCGCGCCTTCGCCGAGGGCACCGGCCCCGTCGCCGTCGACGCCGAGCGCGCCTCGGGCTACCGCTACAGCGGCCGCGCCTACCTGGTACAGCTACGCCGCACCGGCGCGGGCAGCGCCCTGATCGACCCCATCCGCTGCCCCGACCTGTCGGGGCTCGACACGGCGCTGGCCGACGCGGAGGTGGTGCTCCACGCGGCCTCCCAGGACCTGCCCTGCCTCGCGGAGGTGGGCTTTCATCCACGTGAGCTGTTCGACACCGAGCTGGCCGGCCGGCTGCTCGGCTACGAGCGGGTCGGTCTCGGGCTGATGGTGGAGAACGTCCTCGGCTTCAGGCTGGAGAAGGGGCACTCGGCCGCCGACTGGTCGACCCGCCCGCTGCCGGAGGACTGGCTGCGCTACGCCGCGCTCGACGTCGAGGTCCTGATCGAGCTCCGCGACATCCTGCACGAGGAGCTGAAGTCGAGCGGCAAGCTGGCGTGGGCGCAGGAGGAGTTCGCCTCCGTGCTCGCGCACAAGACCCCCGTTCCGCGCTCCGACCCGTGGCGGCGCACCTCCGGAATCCACAAGGTCCGCTCGCTGCGCGGGCTGGCGGTGGTACGGGAGCTGTGGACGCTCCGCGACGAGCTCGCCCGCGAGTCCGATGTCGCCCCCGGCCGTGTCCTGCCCGACTCGGCGATCGTCACGGCCGCCCTGGAACTGCCCCGCACCACCAAGGCGCTCACCGAGATCCCCCCGTTCACCGGCCGCAGCGCCCGGCGGCACCTGCGCGACTGGCTGGCCGCGATCGGCGCCGCCCGCTCACTGTCCGACTCGGAGCTGCCGCAGCCCAGCACCCCCGGTGACGGGCCACCGCCGGCCAACCGATGGATGGACCGCGATCCGGTGGCCGCCCGGCGGCTGGCCGCGGCCAGGACCGTGGTCGCCGCGCTCGCCGACGAGCACCACATGCCCGCCGAGAACCTGATCCAGCCCGACGCCGTACGCCGCCTGACCTGGGAACCGCCGCCCGTCATCGACGACGAGACCGTCACCGCCCGGCTGCGCGAGCTGGGCGCCCGCGAGTGGCAGATCGGACTGACCGCCCACCCGATCGCCAAGGCCCTGCTCCGTCTGGAGCTCAAAGGTCAGGCCTGAGGGAGCGGCCACCGCCCTTTACAAAGTAGATTACTGAAACGATGTCAGCCCCTGTGCGGGAACGGACCCCGCACAGGGGCTGACGAAGCACTCAGCAGGTCGCGAGCATGCTCTGCAGGGCGCTCTTCTCCGAGCTCTGCAGCGTCAGCTTCCAGTAGTACTTCACCTGGATCCACGCTCTGGCGTACGTGCACCTGAACGAGCTCAGCGGCGGCTGCCACGTCGACGGATCCTGGTCGCCCTTGGCCTGGTTGACGTTGTCGGTCACCGCCCACAACTCGGGCCCGCCGAGGTCGTTGGCGTAGGACTGCCGCTGCGCGCCGGTCCAGGCGTGGGCGCCGGAGCGCCAGGCCTCGGCGAGCGGCACCATGTGGTCGATGTCGACGTCGGCGGCGGCGGTCCAGGTCGCGCCGTCGAACGGGGAGTACCAACTGCCGGAGGTGGCCGCGCAACTGGAGTTGACCACCACTCCGACGCCGTCTCTCTTGAGCACCGTCTCCCGGGTGTTGCAGGTACCGCTGATCGTTATCCAGTGGTTGAACAACGACCGGTCATAGGAGGACTGGTTGCTTTCCGCGGCGACGGTGAGTGTCGCGAGCCGGCCGGCGGCGGTCGCCGCCGAAGGGATGTTGGGCGGGGTCGCCGACACCGTTCCGGTCGTCAGGGAAAGGGTGACGAGAATTGTCATGAGGGCGGCGGAAGCCGCGGTGACGACTCGTTTCACGAGTGGCCCC
This window contains:
- a CDS encoding pyrimidine reductase family protein, which translates into the protein MRFIHPESSAEVDLARAYAYPAGPCLRVNMVASADGGTWLKGLSGGLSGRGDRQVFWTLRGLADVVVAGASTVRAEGYGPARPRPSWQGLREGRPAAPPVAVITRGLDLDLSGPLFTEAEPYARTIVVTCEAAPRQRREEAARCAEVIVAGGERVDPALAVKALSERGLSRVLCEGGPKTNAQLAAADLVDELCLTVSPLLIGGDAARALDGPPSLTRLRLAHVLEDEGFLFTRYVRLDEGAGTR
- the msrB gene encoding peptide-methionine (R)-S-oxide reductase MsrB, whose product is MEKVVKSDAEWRVQLSPEEFRVLRQAGTERPFTGEYVDTKTVGVYSCRACGTELFRSDTKFDSHCGWPSFYEPSKSDTVTLIEDRSMGMARVEVRCATCDSHLGHVFHGEGYGTPTDDRYCINSVSLRLEPTE
- the hemQ gene encoding hydrogen peroxide-dependent heme synthase, with protein sequence MRTTDGNARPKARDLNQVIRYTMWSVFKLSERCPGHREGMAAEVEDLMAQMERKDVVTRGLYDVAGFRADADFMFWWHAPTAEDLQETYSRFRRTGLGRLSEPVWSAMALHRPAEFNKSHIPAFLAEEEPRTYVSVYPFVRSLEWYLLDDADRRRMLAEHGRMARDYPDVRANTVACFSLNDYEWMLAFEADELHRIVDLMRTLRGAEARRHTRVEIPFYTGVRKPPSELIAALP
- the hemG gene encoding protoporphyrinogen oxidase, which encodes MEGNRRHVVVVGGGIAGLAAAWHLRQGGEHLRVTVLEGAPRVGGKLHATEVAGVAMDAGAEAMLARRPEGRELARMVGLGEELRLPGTTQAAILTRGALRPMPKGHVMGVPSDLLALSRSGILSPGGLARAALDRILPATRVSTDVSVAAYIRARMGGEVVDRLVEPLLGGVYAGRTERLSLDATMPRIAIAARSERSLLAAAGEIAADAPKDAGPVFTTLRGGMGSLPEAVAAASGAEIRTGVMVRELRRTEGGWRLVTGPVPAPEIVEADAVIIAVPAPAASRLLAEELPQAAAELVRIEYAGMAIVTLAYPREAFPRPPSGSGYLVPAVDGRPIKAATFSSVKWPHLAEQDPGLVLLRCSIGRLGEEAVLQRDDAELVALAMAEMVEVMGVRGLPRDSRVTRWGGSLPQYEVGHLDRVARIRAAAAASPGLALCGAAYDGLGIPACVSTARTAAARILDHLDPKGEWQDRTDSLTKG
- a CDS encoding DUF4349 domain-containing protein, encoding MSRFRYGPRLAVSLAGLALLVSACGGGSVQSTSSDEAAPLAGAQVNRQANEAVPQSAAKAEGGGSPQTGQVRIVPQDRAIIYTAEMTVRAKEVTAAADRARQIVTTAGGYLAMENSDAHSDGEGSATLVFKIPPGNYPGTLDRLGKELGTRESLRQNTEDVTEQVADVESRLKSAKAALDSLRTLLKRANTIGEVLEVEREVSNRESELESLQARQKTLASQTSAATLTLNLVGPATVVKKKEDDEPAGFLGGLRTGWNAFVVAVKLGLTLLGVLLPWLIVIVPAWLLTAFLLRLRRNRDRSLTPGPGDTEPGPDDAEEPLPANPRGEDDSEGTDGPVPYERP
- the hemE gene encoding uroporphyrinogen decarboxylase, translated to MTSEPADSAFLRACRRRPVSHTPVWFMRQAGRSLPEYRALREGVPMLTACATPDLVVEITMQPVRRYGVDAAILFSDIVVPLKAIGVDLDIKPGIGPVVAEPIRDARAAEALRPIEPDDVSYITEAVQALTKELGATPLIGFAGAPFTLASYLIEGGPSKNHDHTKAMMYGEPGLWHALMDRLTEITLGFLRVQLAAGVSAVQLFDSWVGAVSPDDYREFVLPYTSRIFDGLAGLDVPRIHFGVGTGELLGLLGEAGADVVGVDWRVPLDEAARRVGPGKALQGNLDPAILLAPWEVVERRAGDILTRAAKAEGHVFNLGHGVLPGTDPDQLARLTDFVHEASAR
- a CDS encoding DUF3000 domain-containing protein; this encodes MTAGDTPLAPAAFRRAVASMRPAEVRPEIELEDIPAPQRLAPHSAAIGASVYRDDDELAIGRLIVLFDPDGQRGWDGQFRLVAYVRADMEPEITEDPLLGPVAWSWLTESLDAHGAGYAAAGGTVTRAVSEGFGNKAEDPVTTELELRASWSPLQEDLSGHVAAWCDLMCLAAGIPPLPPDVAALPSRRRDDPEPFRT
- a CDS encoding ribonuclease D, whose amino-acid sequence is MTDETTVIPLLEPREGIPPVIEDSAALARVVRAFAEGTGPVAVDAERASGYRYSGRAYLVQLRRTGAGSALIDPIRCPDLSGLDTALADAEVVLHAASQDLPCLAEVGFHPRELFDTELAGRLLGYERVGLGLMVENVLGFRLEKGHSAADWSTRPLPEDWLRYAALDVEVLIELRDILHEELKSSGKLAWAQEEFASVLAHKTPVPRSDPWRRTSGIHKVRSLRGLAVVRELWTLRDELARESDVAPGRVLPDSAIVTAALELPRTTKALTEIPPFTGRSARRHLRDWLAAIGAARSLSDSELPQPSTPGDGPPPANRWMDRDPVAARRLAAARTVVAALADEHHMPAENLIQPDAVRRLTWEPPPVIDDETVTARLRELGAREWQIGLTAHPIAKALLRLELKGQA
- a CDS encoding HNH endonuclease family protein, with product MKRVVTAASAALMTILVTLSLTTGTVSATPPNIPSAATAAGRLATLTVAAESNQSSYDRSLFNHWITISGTCNTRETVLKRDGVGVVVNSSCAATSGSWYSPFDGATWTAAADVDIDHMVPLAEAWRSGAHAWTGAQRQSYANDLGGPELWAVTDNVNQAKGDQDPSTWQPPLSSFRCTYARAWIQVKYYWKLTLQSSEKSALQSMLATC